The Providencia sp. PROV188 genome includes a region encoding these proteins:
- the pspC gene encoding envelope stress response membrane protein PspC yields MTNLRNRKLYRLTDKRVFGGVCSGLAEYLELPVALVRALAVLALFMSFGLTLIVYVVMCFFVEAAPSGYRSEQDIGPEVTTLLNQIDAQLQAGEMKLRQMERYVTSDTYAVNSKFRHL; encoded by the coding sequence ATGACTAATCTACGCAACCGCAAGTTATATCGCTTAACGGATAAACGTGTTTTTGGTGGTGTTTGTTCCGGTCTCGCTGAATATTTAGAGTTACCGGTTGCTTTGGTCAGAGCATTAGCTGTACTTGCCCTGTTTATGAGTTTTGGATTGACCTTGATTGTCTATGTGGTGATGTGTTTCTTTGTGGAAGCTGCGCCAAGCGGTTACCGAAGCGAACAGGATATTGGACCAGAAGTGACAACACTATTAAACCAAATTGATGCTCAGCTACAAGCTGGGGAAATGAAACTGCGCCAAATGGAGCGCTATGTCACTTCGGACACTTATGCCGTGAACAGCAAGTTTCGTCATCTATAA
- a CDS encoding YcjX family protein, protein MKRLQNELTDLMNRSVDRHVRLAVTGLSRSGKTAFITSLVNQLLNTTTGARLPLFSAARDKRILGVKRIPQRDMSIPRFAYDEGLASLYGDPPQWPTPTRGVSEIRLKIHYRSNDSFVRHFVDNSSLYLEIVDYPGEWLLDLPMLDLNYLTWSSQMKVLLKGKRGELANEWLQLCQKCDPLAPVDENLLAEISNAYTAYLHECKQQGQHFIQPGRFVLPGELAGAPALQFFPWPNIEKYGEKQLTQADKNTNIGALQRRYQYYCDHVVKGFYKDHFQRFDRQIVLVDCLQPLNSGADAFNDMRMALTQLMRSFHYGKRTLLRRMFSPCIDKLLFAASKSDHVTPDQHANLVSLLQQLVQDAWQNAAFEGISMDCVGLASIQATESGIVDYKGEKLPALKGERLSDGQPLTFYPGDVPKRLPNEQFWQQQGFQFENFRPRPTPLDQPLPHIRMDSALEFLLGDKLK, encoded by the coding sequence ATGAAACGGCTACAAAATGAATTAACTGACTTAATGAACCGTAGCGTTGACCGCCATGTAAGGCTTGCTGTCACTGGATTAAGTCGCAGTGGAAAAACCGCATTCATCACCTCTCTCGTTAACCAACTTCTTAACACCACCACGGGGGCGCGCCTTCCGCTATTTTCAGCGGCGAGAGATAAACGGATCCTAGGGGTAAAACGCATTCCACAGCGCGATATGTCAATTCCGCGTTTCGCTTATGATGAAGGACTTGCATCGCTTTATGGCGACCCGCCGCAATGGCCGACGCCTACCCGTGGAGTGAGCGAAATTCGCTTGAAAATTCATTACCGTTCAAATGATTCGTTTGTTCGCCATTTTGTCGATAACTCCTCCCTGTACTTAGAAATTGTCGATTACCCGGGGGAGTGGCTACTGGACTTACCGATGCTAGATCTGAATTATTTAACATGGTCTAGCCAAATGAAAGTGCTACTTAAAGGTAAGCGTGGGGAGCTCGCGAATGAATGGCTACAACTTTGCCAAAAATGTGATCCATTAGCTCCTGTCGATGAAAATCTCTTAGCTGAAATTTCCAATGCTTACACCGCATATCTGCATGAATGTAAGCAACAAGGACAGCACTTTATTCAACCTGGTAGATTTGTTTTACCTGGAGAGTTAGCTGGAGCGCCTGCATTACAATTCTTTCCATGGCCAAACATCGAAAAATATGGTGAAAAACAGTTAACGCAAGCGGATAAAAACACCAATATCGGCGCATTACAGCGTCGCTATCAATACTACTGTGACCATGTGGTGAAAGGGTTTTATAAGGATCATTTCCAGCGTTTTGACCGACAAATTGTGCTGGTGGATTGTTTGCAGCCTTTAAATAGTGGCGCAGACGCCTTCAATGATATGCGAATGGCGCTAACGCAGTTAATGCGCAGCTTTCATTATGGAAAACGCACATTGCTCAGACGCATGTTTTCTCCATGTATTGATAAGCTACTTTTTGCCGCCAGTAAATCGGATCACGTCACACCCGATCAACATGCAAACTTAGTCTCATTATTGCAGCAGTTAGTCCAAGATGCTTGGCAAAATGCAGCATTTGAAGGGATCAGCATGGACTGTGTAGGGCTGGCGTCTATTCAAGCGACGGAAAGCGGTATTGTGGACTATAAGGGTGAAAAATTACCTGCTTTAAAAGGTGAGCGACTCAGCGATGGGCAACCCTTAACGTTCTACCCAGGGGATGTCCCTAAGCGTTTACCTAATGAACAGTTTTGGCAACAGCAAGGCTTTCAATTTGAAAATTTCCGCCCTCGGCCAACACCGTTAGATCAACCGTTGCCACATATTCGCATGGACAGTGCTTTGGAATTTTTGTTAGGAGATAAACTGAAATGA
- the pspB gene encoding envelope stress response membrane protein PspB: MGYVLLSLVLIIFVIFVLPIWLWLHYSKKNNGQGSQLTENEVQRLMQLAEQSSRMQQRIKTLEDILDAEHPNWRQK, from the coding sequence ATGGGCTACGTTTTACTGTCTCTCGTATTAATCATTTTTGTCATTTTTGTTCTGCCGATTTGGTTGTGGCTCCATTATAGTAAGAAAAATAATGGGCAGGGAAGTCAGCTTACTGAAAATGAAGTGCAACGTTTGATGCAATTGGCAGAGCAGTCATCGCGTATGCAGCAGCGCATCAAAACGCTGGAAGATATTTTAGATGCCGAGCACCCAAATTGGAGGCAAAAATAA